Proteins from a genomic interval of Paenibacillus sp. FSL H8-0048:
- a CDS encoding ABC transporter permease: MNRRSIARDFKRNKWLYVLALPVVIYYVLFQYLPMYGAVIAFQNYTPMKGIWGSEWIGLEHFRSFFNSYYFWRLLGNTVLLSLYSLLFEFTAPIVLALLIHEVRSRYIKSFVQTVSFMPYFISLIVVSSLIKDLTHSGGIVNLAYTWLTGGDGQDMLQQPGLFRGIYVLSEIWQRMGWESIIYAAALTTIPREQYEAARIDGASRLRQMISITLPGLLPTIMVMGILRMGRLLEVGYEKILLLYNPVIYGTADVVSTFVYRKGLLDNDWSFSSAIGLFNSAINLLLLLSANALSRKINQNSLW; encoded by the coding sequence ATGAACAGACGCAGTATCGCCAGGGATTTCAAACGCAATAAATGGCTGTATGTATTAGCGCTTCCGGTTGTCATCTATTATGTGTTGTTTCAATACCTGCCCATGTACGGAGCAGTTATTGCTTTTCAGAATTATACGCCTATGAAAGGGATTTGGGGAAGCGAGTGGATAGGACTGGAGCACTTCCGCTCCTTCTTCAACAGCTACTATTTCTGGCGCTTGCTCGGGAATACAGTGCTGCTGAGCCTATACTCACTGCTGTTTGAGTTTACGGCTCCTATCGTCCTCGCGCTGCTGATCCATGAGGTTCGTTCCCGTTATATCAAGTCTTTTGTGCAGACGGTATCGTTCATGCCTTACTTCATCTCGCTGATCGTTGTCAGCAGCCTGATCAAGGACTTGACCCATAGCGGCGGCATTGTGAATCTGGCCTATACGTGGCTGACCGGCGGGGATGGCCAGGATATGCTGCAGCAGCCGGGGCTGTTCCGGGGCATCTATGTACTGTCCGAAATCTGGCAGCGGATGGGCTGGGAGTCGATCATTTATGCGGCTGCGCTCACCACAATTCCAAGGGAGCAGTACGAGGCGGCACGAATAGACGGTGCCAGTCGGCTCCGTCAGATGATAAGCATAACGCTGCCCGGGCTGTTGCCGACGATTATGGTCATGGGTATATTGCGGATGGGCCGTTTGCTGGAGGTGGGTTATGAGAAAATCCTGTTACTCTACAATCCCGTCATTTACGGGACGGCTGACGTCGTTTCCACATTTGTATACCGTAAGGGGCTGCTTGACAACGACTGGAGCTTTAGCTCCGCCATTGGGTTGTTCAATTCCGCGATTAATCTCCTGCTTCTGCTGTCCGCCAACGCGCTCAGCCGCAAAATAAATCAAAACAGCTTATGGTAG
- a CDS encoding carbohydrate ABC transporter permease: MQLSDRILGIIVYALLTVLVVVTLYPLMYVLFASFSEGDRLMASGSLLWKPAGFSILAYERALANPAIWTGYGNTIKLVAGGIVLNLTMTIVAAYVLSRRLVLWNKLFMQFVVVTMFFNAGLIPFYLVVKGMGLMNTLGALLLPFAINTFHLIILRTAFLSLPAELEESAQIDGANHLTLLLNIVLPLSLPVISVIVLYTAADKWNMWFIPSVFIQERTLYPLQLVLREILLNNATDNISYGAGVGEAAKIGETIKYATIVISTVPVLVIYPFLQKYFVKGALVGAIKG; the protein is encoded by the coding sequence ATGCAATTGTCGGACCGGATTCTTGGTATTATCGTATATGCTCTGTTGACGGTTCTTGTGGTTGTTACCCTGTATCCGCTAATGTATGTCCTGTTTGCTTCCTTTAGCGAAGGGGATAGGCTTATGGCAAGCGGCAGCCTGCTGTGGAAGCCGGCCGGATTCAGTATACTGGCCTATGAGCGAGCGCTTGCCAATCCGGCGATTTGGACGGGGTACGGGAATACAATCAAGCTTGTTGCCGGCGGTATCGTTCTTAATTTAACCATGACGATTGTGGCGGCCTATGTGCTTTCGCGGCGTCTGGTGCTGTGGAATAAGCTGTTCATGCAATTCGTTGTAGTGACGATGTTCTTTAACGCAGGCCTGATTCCGTTCTATCTTGTGGTAAAAGGGATGGGGCTTATGAATACTCTGGGGGCGCTGCTCCTTCCGTTTGCAATCAATACGTTCCATCTGATTATTCTGCGCACCGCCTTTCTGTCGCTTCCCGCCGAGCTTGAGGAGTCGGCCCAGATCGACGGCGCTAACCATCTGACGCTGCTGCTCAACATCGTGCTGCCTTTGTCCTTGCCGGTCATTAGCGTTATTGTACTGTATACGGCAGCAGACAAATGGAATATGTGGTTTATTCCTTCCGTGTTCATTCAGGAGCGTACGCTGTATCCGCTGCAGCTCGTCCTGCGCGAGATTCTCCTCAATAACGCCACGGATAATATTTCGTACGGGGCGGGCGTAGGAGAGGCCGCGAAAATTGGCGAAACGATCAAATATGCAACCATCGTGATCTCTACGGTACCTGTTCTGGTCATCTATCCCTTTCTGCAGAAGTATTTTGTAAAAGGCGCCCTGGTGGGAGCTATTAAGGGATAA
- a CDS encoding TetR/AcrR family transcriptional regulator has translation MSDKKTDHRVRYTKMVIKESLLKLLTERSINKVTVTDICCEAGINRNTFYSHYANQFELLSTIENELYEDIKQVGMSSSNPQKLSYELCKYIKANKTICEVLFSEHGDKELLERILYISHDLTIERWKQELKYFDPQLFESWYTFTAHGSIAIIKKWVSSGLKENPSKVAAFIDKATEAVSKAFYAENS, from the coding sequence ATGTCAGACAAAAAAACAGATCACAGAGTGAGATATACAAAAATGGTTATCAAAGAAAGCTTGTTGAAGCTGTTGACAGAACGCTCTATCAACAAAGTTACCGTGACCGACATTTGCTGCGAAGCAGGGATTAACCGCAACACCTTTTATTCACACTATGCGAATCAGTTTGAGCTTCTTTCAACGATTGAAAATGAGCTTTACGAAGACATTAAGCAGGTCGGGATGAGTTCGTCCAACCCTCAGAAGCTATCTTATGAATTATGTAAGTATATAAAAGCGAATAAAACGATATGTGAGGTTCTATTCTCCGAGCATGGCGATAAAGAATTATTAGAAAGAATCCTGTATATCAGTCACGATCTAACCATTGAGCGCTGGAAGCAGGAATTAAAATATTTTGATCCCCAATTATTTGAGTCCTGGTATACGTTCACCGCTCATGGCAGCATAGCCATTATTAAAAAGTGGGTGAGCAGTGGTCTCAAGGAAAACCCGAGTAAGGTTGCGGCTTTTATTGATAAAGCGACTGAGGCCGTATCAAAAGCATTTTATGCCGAAAATTCATAA
- a CDS encoding carotenoid biosynthesis protein: MGSITVVPVWVIQDILVLIAAVLMVFYILDKETHPKTVLLQFIGFVFFYAAVFEITASSLGEGFYAYGRSILMLFNIPITVPIIEFLIIYSTLRVLKSVNIPSWTKPFITGLSAMVFDFSLDPVAVKQIFETMDGTIARWTYYPLAGEPQIYGEPVMNFTGWIYIAGYWTVFILIGEWWHKKKGYSKSVGYIYPFLAAIASLACMFSPLSNFFNYMGPFFERTSNMQWVMLIALSVITIGVLALTFIKFWDRKANYSITPKKDFPIMFTFVGFPLVNTIFCLIGGFTEVLWLVVLAQIVLLLAWIGIYRMGKKASPITR; this comes from the coding sequence ATGGGTAGTATAACTGTAGTGCCTGTATGGGTTATTCAAGACATTCTTGTCTTAATTGCTGCTGTCCTAATGGTGTTCTATATCCTTGATAAGGAAACGCATCCCAAAACGGTTCTATTGCAATTTATAGGTTTTGTGTTTTTTTACGCCGCCGTTTTTGAAATTACGGCTTCATCGCTTGGGGAAGGCTTCTACGCTTATGGCCGGAGTATTTTAATGTTATTTAATATACCGATTACGGTACCTATTATTGAGTTCCTGATCATTTATTCCACCTTGCGTGTTCTAAAGTCTGTTAATATACCGTCCTGGACGAAGCCCTTTATTACGGGATTAAGCGCTATGGTGTTTGACTTTTCACTCGACCCGGTGGCTGTTAAACAGATTTTTGAGACCATGGATGGAACCATTGCAAGATGGACGTATTATCCGCTGGCCGGTGAACCTCAAATCTATGGGGAACCGGTGATGAATTTTACAGGATGGATTTATATAGCGGGGTATTGGACAGTCTTTATTCTAATTGGGGAATGGTGGCATAAAAAGAAAGGCTACAGTAAATCCGTGGGTTACATCTATCCGTTTCTGGCGGCCATTGCGTCATTGGCTTGTATGTTCTCACCTTTATCTAACTTCTTTAACTATATGGGGCCGTTCTTCGAAAGAACCTCTAATATGCAATGGGTGATGTTGATTGCACTTTCTGTCATTACCATCGGAGTTTTAGCATTAACCTTCATAAAGTTCTGGGACCGGAAGGCTAATTATTCAATCACGCCCAAAAAAGATTTTCCGATCATGTTTACTTTCGTAGGATTCCCGCTGGTTAATACTATATTTTGCCTCATAGGAGGTTTCACGGAAGTCTTGTGGCTGGTCGTTCTGGCTCAAATTGTATTATTGTTAGCCTGGATTGGAATTTATAGGATGGGTAAAAAAGCAAGTCCAATCACGAGGTAG
- a CDS encoding RNA polymerase sigma factor — protein MFFTILSTFEVNEDVVFLTELYDKYYSIMKKKAYEILRNYHVVDDMIQESFVRLISKATLLRSLEPYKQVSYLVHTVHNTTINHAKQRKGYLNHIYAGITVESLEQIADKQPSIEEMYSLKEDYREIAKVLSELSERDQTLLYNKYILEWSDHELAASMNVQAVNIRSYLTRARRRAMKLLLKKVEG, from the coding sequence ATGTTCTTCACTATCCTATCGACTTTTGAAGTTAATGAGGATGTTGTATTTCTAACTGAACTATATGATAAGTATTATTCTATAATGAAAAAGAAGGCTTATGAGATCTTGCGGAACTATCATGTTGTCGATGATATGATACAGGAGTCCTTCGTCCGATTAATCAGTAAAGCTACATTATTGCGTTCCCTGGAACCGTATAAACAAGTTTCCTATCTGGTTCATACAGTACATAATACTACTATTAATCATGCGAAGCAGCGAAAGGGGTATCTGAATCATATCTATGCGGGAATAACCGTTGAAAGTTTAGAACAAATTGCAGACAAGCAACCCAGCATTGAGGAGATGTATAGCCTCAAGGAGGATTATAGAGAGATTGCCAAGGTACTCAGTGAGTTATCAGAACGGGATCAGACGTTATTGTATAACAAGTATATTCTTGAATGGAGTGATCACGAGCTTGCTGCTTCTATGAATGTCCAAGCGGTTAATATTAGATCCTATTTGACCAGAGCCAGGCGCAGAGCAATGAAGCTTCTTCTTAAGAAGGTTGAAGGGTAG
- a CDS encoding radical SAM protein yields the protein MDTYKDNFENFSELFNYIQEYKKEKPAQTALSMGKIFSEHNFYYFYDSGTSKVVMLDNDIAQLFELLISSTKSLDELNQYIYAHNVNVDELMTSINEEDLFKGFKIKHLYNDISLEYIKKEMNTGTTQLILELTGKCNMRCRYCIYHDGYPHNRAFTSKRMSSDTALKSIDYMKLYGDQQEVSITFYGGEPLLEFELLKEVIEYSKVALAGRTIQFSFTTNLSVLTPKMAEYFATVDNLSILCSIDGPKEIHDMYRVYKSGTGSFDDVFKKFKLLNSVARKNGKKMHISANAVYMPPYSVEKVSQIDEFFTNLDFTHEDFRYQLGYAGPGTVPEELLKSSDYNDQSLRQWQDKQLSITSNLEELKEQTIFNSLDRIHKRSVTKRATNFVPMNGCCVVGSRRLFVSAVGDFLACERIGNSPSIGDINQGIIEEKIYNKYVYEFSEVWENICSDCWAAKLCSSCYVDRMDSSGVREPDLAECEYYRSTTERSLKNYHNLLRTSPEQLAIFNDDVLL from the coding sequence ATGGATACATATAAAGATAACTTCGAGAACTTTTCAGAGCTTTTTAATTACATCCAAGAATACAAAAAAGAGAAACCAGCACAAACAGCACTTTCTATGGGGAAGATATTTTCAGAACATAACTTTTATTACTTCTACGATAGTGGTACAAGTAAGGTTGTGATGCTTGACAATGATATAGCTCAGTTATTTGAATTGTTAATTTCCTCTACTAAAAGTTTAGATGAATTAAATCAATATATTTATGCTCACAACGTTAATGTAGACGAATTAATGACTTCAATTAATGAGGAGGACTTATTCAAAGGGTTCAAAATTAAACACTTATATAATGACATATCCCTAGAGTATATAAAAAAAGAAATGAATACAGGTACAACACAACTCATTTTAGAATTAACTGGTAAATGCAACATGCGTTGCCGCTATTGCATTTACCATGATGGGTATCCTCATAATCGGGCTTTTACTTCAAAAAGAATGTCATCTGATACGGCGCTTAAATCTATTGATTACATGAAACTTTATGGGGATCAGCAGGAGGTTTCTATTACTTTTTATGGCGGAGAGCCGTTACTTGAATTCGAGCTATTAAAAGAAGTTATTGAATACTCAAAGGTTGCTTTAGCGGGCAGGACTATACAATTTTCTTTTACTACTAACTTGTCTGTATTAACCCCCAAAATGGCTGAATATTTTGCTACCGTTGATAATTTATCTATTCTTTGCAGCATTGATGGTCCCAAAGAAATACATGATATGTATCGGGTTTATAAGAGTGGCACTGGCTCATTTGATGACGTTTTCAAGAAATTCAAATTATTAAATAGCGTAGCCAGAAAAAATGGCAAGAAAATGCACATAAGTGCAAATGCGGTGTACATGCCTCCCTATAGCGTCGAAAAGGTTTCTCAAATAGATGAATTTTTTACAAATTTAGATTTTACTCATGAAGATTTTCGATATCAATTAGGCTATGCCGGTCCTGGCACTGTGCCGGAAGAATTGCTTAAAAGCTCTGATTATAATGATCAATCGTTACGTCAATGGCAGGATAAGCAACTCAGTATTACAAGCAATTTGGAAGAGCTTAAAGAACAAACTATTTTTAATTCACTTGATAGAATTCATAAAAGAAGCGTAACCAAAAGAGCTACTAATTTTGTGCCAATGAATGGTTGTTGTGTTGTTGGATCCCGACGGTTATTTGTTTCTGCAGTTGGCGATTTTCTTGCATGTGAAAGAATAGGAAACAGTCCTTCAATAGGAGATATAAATCAAGGGATTATTGAGGAAAAGATTTATAATAAATACGTTTATGAATTTTCCGAAGTTTGGGAAAATATTTGCTCTGATTGTTGGGCCGCTAAACTTTGTAGTAGTTGTTATGTAGATAGAATGGATTCTTCGGGCGTCAGGGAACCTGACCTTGCAGAGTGTGAATATTATAGAAGTACAACAGAACGTAGTTTAAAGAATTATCACAACTTACTTAGGACATCACCGGAACAGTTAGCAATCTTTAATGACGATGTTCTTTTATAA
- a CDS encoding ABC transporter ATP-binding protein, translating into MKKLNNFRHVINYLAIMKTALGVLFASSRKYFILILVLSSVMALPDIINLIVWQHIIDQIGSLLINNNKDYMIVIYLFLLHFIIVLLKLILNKTTNYVKEIYTVLVDKYITNKTIEIVNSMEMQDFEDPGLHNDIQKTNDESTVRSIGILNNIIEIIMNITIFVGTISILASYQVSIVIIIILSIVPSTIINLKSMSKLFEVYDKRYEKIRYYGSLKEMIVTYENFKEMKLFSNISFIQNIINNIFEQIIEQDKNVKRALTIKSTLGDSIQHLLTYLLKIIIVVNGVISKLSIGVIIMSIETATKLQNALINLISCTLTLYENCLYLLSFERLNKLKSTKNEEVREDLIKDFVVDSIEFIGVYFKYPSSCHYILEDINLTLKKGFDYAVVGYNGSGKTTLIKLILGLYAPTKGEILINGINRTLYDKEAYFEKMSAMFQDFVKFPLSIRENIGISMVENINNMPVIIEASVLGQAHDFINELNRKFDTNLLIGWENSEDISTGQWQRLAISRSFVREADVMVFDEPTAALDAKTEGEVFKSMVNKKTDRINIIITHRFTNIKNIDQIIVIHKGKVDAVGDHNLLMSNNKIYAELYDIQADNYKGFIKEPAIAGE; encoded by the coding sequence ATGAAGAAACTCAACAATTTTAGACACGTTATTAACTACTTGGCTATTATGAAAACTGCTCTAGGTGTTTTATTCGCTTCTTCAAGAAAATACTTCATATTAATTTTAGTTTTAAGTTCTGTTATGGCTTTACCTGATATCATAAACTTAATTGTATGGCAGCATATCATAGATCAAATAGGTTCTCTTTTAATAAATAATAACAAAGATTATATGATCGTAATATATCTATTCCTTCTTCATTTCATTATTGTACTACTAAAATTGATACTTAATAAAACTACAAATTATGTAAAGGAAATTTATACTGTATTAGTTGATAAGTATATAACAAATAAAACTATTGAAATTGTAAATAGCATGGAAATGCAAGATTTTGAAGATCCGGGGCTACATAATGACATCCAAAAAACAAATGATGAGTCCACAGTGAGAAGTATAGGCATCTTGAATAACATTATTGAGATTATCATGAATATAACTATATTCGTTGGGACAATAAGTATATTGGCATCGTACCAGGTAAGTATAGTGATTATCATCATACTATCAATAGTCCCAAGTACAATAATTAATTTAAAATCTATGTCAAAGTTATTTGAAGTATATGATAAACGGTATGAAAAAATCAGATACTATGGTTCTTTGAAGGAAATGATAGTTACATATGAAAATTTCAAAGAAATGAAGTTGTTTTCCAATATATCTTTTATACAGAATATTATTAATAATATTTTTGAACAGATCATTGAGCAAGATAAAAATGTAAAAAGAGCTTTGACTATAAAATCTACCTTAGGCGATTCTATTCAACATTTACTTACATATTTATTGAAAATAATCATAGTTGTGAATGGTGTTATAAGTAAACTGTCAATCGGTGTTATTATAATGAGCATTGAAACTGCTACTAAGCTGCAAAATGCTTTGATCAATTTAATAAGCTGTACTTTGACTCTATATGAAAATTGTTTGTATTTGTTGAGTTTTGAAAGGTTAAACAAATTAAAATCAACAAAAAACGAGGAGGTTAGGGAGGATTTAATAAAGGATTTCGTCGTGGATTCAATTGAGTTTATAGGAGTTTATTTTAAATATCCAAGCTCATGTCACTATATTTTAGAAGATATAAATTTGACATTGAAAAAGGGATTTGATTATGCAGTGGTCGGATATAACGGAAGCGGTAAAACTACGTTGATCAAGCTCATTTTAGGGTTGTATGCACCAACAAAAGGCGAGATATTAATCAATGGCATTAATAGAACTTTGTATGACAAAGAAGCGTATTTCGAAAAAATGAGTGCAATGTTTCAGGATTTTGTGAAGTTTCCGCTTTCAATAAGAGAAAATATTGGGATTTCCATGGTTGAAAATATTAACAATATGCCAGTTATAATAGAAGCTTCAGTCTTAGGTCAAGCACATGATTTTATTAATGAATTGAATAGAAAGTTTGATACGAATTTATTAATTGGATGGGAGAATAGTGAAGATATTTCGACAGGACAATGGCAAAGACTGGCTATCTCAAGAAGTTTCGTCCGGGAAGCAGATGTTATGGTATTTGATGAACCGACAGCAGCACTAGATGCTAAGACAGAAGGGGAAGTCTTTAAAAGTATGGTGAACAAAAAAACAGATAGGATTAATATAATTATTACTCATAGATTCACTAATATAAAAAATATTGATCAAATAATTGTTATACACAAAGGCAAAGTAGACGCTGTGGGTGATCATAATTTGCTAATGAGCAATAATAAAATATACGCAGAGCTGTATGACATTCAAGCAGACAACTATAAAGGATTCATTAAAGAGCCTGCTATTGCAGGAGAGTAG
- a CDS encoding BlaI/MecI/CopY family transcriptional regulator has translation MKKLPRISQKEQDVMFVFWRDGGNMTASAIADKGDGLGINTVQAAVRNLLKKEYIEIADIVYSGTVLTRSYKPVISAEQFAAYQLQILKINANNFSVSSFIEHFKANNEIECFKELT, from the coding sequence ATGAAAAAACTACCAAGAATCAGTCAAAAAGAACAAGATGTAATGTTTGTTTTTTGGCGAGATGGTGGAAATATGACCGCATCTGCCATCGCAGATAAAGGGGATGGATTGGGTATTAATACTGTTCAAGCAGCGGTTCGGAATTTATTGAAAAAGGAGTATATTGAAATTGCTGACATTGTATATAGTGGTACCGTACTAACAAGAAGCTATAAGCCTGTCATAAGTGCAGAACAATTTGCTGCATACCAATTGCAAATTCTAAAAATAAATGCTAATAACTTTTCAGTATCGAGCTTTATAGAACATTTTAAAGCAAATAATGAGATAGAATGTTTCAAAGAGTTGACATAG
- a CDS encoding ABC transporter ATP-binding protein — translation MEIKAENLTRTFGLKRANDELNFTLPEGVYGLLGDNGAGKSTLMRILVAIDHQTSGKVTFNGKDIFHMNDEYRNLVGYIPQDFEVYPAFTASEYLEYMGALKGLSKKELKHKVPEVLQFVNLEKVANKKVKTFSGGMKRRVGIAQAIINDPKILIFDEPTAGLDPNERIRFSNIISEMGQDKIILFSTHIISDIEAITTNVIILNQGKIKEQGNVQKMLSGIKGKVFTAEMDRERLASFKKEHLVVRIRQEENVVNVRYLGKMEYGAIECEPTLEDYYIYLGSGSHA, via the coding sequence ATGGAAATTAAAGCGGAGAATTTAACAAGAACTTTTGGATTAAAACGGGCAAACGATGAACTGAATTTTACATTGCCTGAAGGCGTGTATGGGCTTTTGGGAGATAATGGGGCAGGGAAGAGCACCCTGATGAGAATTCTAGTGGCAATCGACCATCAAACTAGTGGCAAGGTTACCTTTAACGGCAAAGACATTTTTCATATGAACGATGAATACCGGAATCTTGTGGGATATATTCCTCAGGATTTCGAGGTGTATCCCGCATTTACGGCATCAGAATATCTGGAATATATGGGGGCACTGAAAGGTCTGTCAAAAAAGGAACTGAAGCACAAAGTTCCAGAGGTACTACAGTTTGTTAACCTAGAGAAGGTTGCTAATAAAAAGGTCAAAACTTTTTCCGGAGGGATGAAAAGGCGGGTGGGCATTGCCCAAGCCATAATTAACGATCCGAAGATATTAATTTTTGACGAGCCTACCGCTGGGCTTGACCCCAATGAGCGAATCCGTTTTTCAAACATCATAAGCGAAATGGGGCAGGATAAGATCATTTTGTTTTCTACCCACATTATTTCGGACATTGAAGCAATCACCACCAATGTGATCATCCTAAATCAGGGCAAAATTAAAGAGCAAGGTAATGTGCAAAAGATGTTATCGGGGATTAAAGGGAAAGTGTTCACCGCGGAGATGGACAGAGAGCGGCTCGCCTCCTTTAAAAAGGAACACCTTGTCGTACGGATCCGTCAGGAAGAGAACGTTGTCAATGTACGTTACTTGGGAAAAATGGAATATGGCGCAATTGAATGCGAACCCACGCTGGAAGATTACTACATCTACTTAGGGAGTGGAAGCCATGCGTAA
- a CDS encoding aldo/keto reductase: MVKRINVANGTLDVSEISLGCMRIADLSPQEAEVHIHSALEVGIDFFDHADIYAGGQAEEVFGHVLAANPGMRERLMIQAKCGIRNGFFDFSKEHIVSSVENSLKRLQTDYVDVLLLHRPDTLMEPEEVAEAFDNLERRGLVKHFGVSNQNPLQIELLKKNVKQPLLFNQLQLSIMVTGMIDAGFNVNMTNAGSVVHDGGILEYSRLHDMTIQPWSPFQYGFFEGVFLGNEKFPKVNEVINRIAGDKGVADTAIAIAWLLRHPAKMQPIVGTTNTARLLDIAKASDITLSREEWYEIYRAAGNVLP; this comes from the coding sequence ATGGTAAAAAGAATTAACGTCGCGAACGGCACACTTGACGTCTCCGAGATTTCTCTGGGTTGTATGCGGATTGCCGATTTATCGCCCCAAGAGGCTGAGGTCCATATCCACAGCGCCCTTGAAGTGGGCATAGACTTTTTTGACCATGCGGATATTTATGCCGGCGGTCAGGCAGAGGAAGTATTCGGCCACGTTCTGGCTGCAAATCCCGGCATGCGCGAACGGCTGATGATTCAGGCCAAATGCGGCATCCGCAACGGCTTCTTCGACTTCTCCAAGGAGCATATTGTCAGTTCAGTAGAGAACAGCCTGAAGCGGCTGCAGACTGATTATGTAGATGTCCTTCTCCTGCACCGTCCCGACACCTTGATGGAGCCGGAGGAAGTAGCCGAAGCCTTCGATAATCTGGAGCGCAGAGGTCTGGTCAAGCATTTTGGCGTCAGTAACCAGAACCCGCTGCAGATTGAGCTGCTGAAAAAAAACGTCAAGCAGCCCCTCCTGTTCAACCAGCTTCAGCTCAGCATTATGGTAACCGGAATGATTGATGCTGGCTTCAACGTCAACATGACGAATGCCGGTTCCGTAGTCCACGATGGCGGTATCCTGGAGTACAGCCGCCTGCACGATATGACCATCCAGCCATGGTCGCCGTTCCAGTACGGCTTCTTCGAGGGCGTATTCCTGGGCAACGAGAAGTTCCCTAAGGTGAACGAAGTCATTAACCGTATCGCCGGGGATAAAGGAGTAGCCGATACTGCGATTGCCATCGCCTGGCTGCTTAGACACCCGGCCAAAATGCAGCCGATTGTCGGCACCACCAACACCGCCCGCCTGCTCGACATCGCTAAGGCCTCTGACATCACCCTCAGCCGCGAGGAATGGTACGAGATTTACCGCGCAGCCGGGAATGTGCTGCCTTAA
- a CDS encoding MerR family transcriptional regulator has translation MGYSIKTIAQKSGLSQYTLRYYEREGVLPVVGRDANGNRCFNDEDLELISLICCLKDTGMAIADIKQFIALSQEGKEALSDQRRLLQEHKQHIDEKIKFFQSFARKIDHKIAYFASLENEAKASGNHKTV, from the coding sequence ATGGGCTACAGCATCAAAACCATAGCACAAAAAAGCGGACTAAGCCAATATACGCTGCGTTACTATGAGCGGGAGGGAGTGTTGCCGGTTGTGGGCAGGGATGCCAACGGCAACCGCTGCTTCAATGACGAGGATCTGGAGCTGATCTCGCTAATCTGCTGTCTGAAGGATACCGGAATGGCTATAGCGGATATTAAGCAATTCATCGCACTCTCGCAGGAAGGAAAAGAAGCCTTGTCCGACCAGCGCAGACTGCTGCAGGAGCATAAACAGCATATCGATGAGAAGATTAAGTTCTTTCAGAGCTTTGCCCGGAAGATTGACCATAAGATCGCTTATTTTGCATCATTGGAGAATGAAGCGAAAGCCTCCGGAAATCATAAAACCGTCTGA